A genome region from Streptomyces pratensis includes the following:
- a CDS encoding type II toxin-antitoxin system CcdA family antitoxin translates to MSSTTRITVTLPSDQVAELRKLTDNVSGYVAEAVARQIRHQLLGDDLRRHEEEHGGFSDEELTEAHSKIFGATGSSKDADAA, encoded by the coding sequence ATGTCCTCAACGACTCGCATCACCGTCACACTTCCCAGCGACCAGGTGGCGGAGCTACGCAAGCTCACGGACAACGTCTCCGGCTATGTGGCGGAAGCCGTGGCCCGCCAGATCCGGCACCAGCTTCTGGGCGACGACCTTCGCCGGCATGAAGAAGAGCACGGAGGCTTCAGCGACGAGGAACTCACCGAGGCCCACTCGAAGATCTTCGGCGCCACCGGCTCTTCCAAGGACGCGGACGCCGCGTGA
- a CDS encoding DNA-binding protein has translation MSERIETVVLDSEGLSAWIAQDRKLLAMLQVFHDMGADLVIGANTIVEVTHSRTNMPRLSWALSRIKVEPVTEQAAKAAAELLKGAGLHGHKYAIDATVAEVALRQPKPVALLTSDGDDMTKLCGDQVRVIPL, from the coding sequence GTGAGCGAGCGCATCGAAACCGTTGTCCTGGACTCGGAAGGACTCTCCGCCTGGATTGCGCAGGACCGCAAGCTCCTCGCGATGCTGCAGGTCTTCCACGACATGGGAGCCGACCTGGTGATCGGGGCGAACACCATCGTGGAAGTAACCCACTCCCGTACCAACATGCCTCGCCTGAGCTGGGCCCTGTCCCGCATCAAGGTGGAGCCGGTCACCGAGCAGGCGGCGAAAGCAGCGGCTGAGCTCCTCAAGGGCGCCGGACTGCACGGGCACAAGTACGCCATCGACGCCACGGTCGCCGAGGTCGCGCTCCGGCAGCCGAAGCCGGTCGCCCTGCTGACCTCCGACGGCGACGACATGACCAAGCTCTGCGGCGACCAAGTCCGCGTCATCCCCCTCTGA
- a CDS encoding alpha/beta fold hydrolase: protein MATFLLVHGAWHSGRCWERVVPLLESAGHRVLAPSLTGYGDKAHLLGPEVGLDTHVQDVVELIHEEDLSEVVLVGHSYAGLVVSSVANEVPERIAHLVYLDAMVPEHGETAVDVQPITQNLIDLAAESDNDWRIPPLPEMPAPLGLFGVTDPADIAWLRATLSDQPVRCLRQPVRLDNPALDSVPRTHIHCVGAEPEGIVRRPVPATQPNGSPARIRELPTGHDCMITMPSDLSELLLESTLR from the coding sequence ATGGCAACTTTTCTGCTGGTACACGGCGCCTGGCACAGCGGCCGGTGCTGGGAGCGTGTGGTCCCACTGCTGGAGTCGGCTGGACACCGCGTGCTCGCGCCCTCGCTGACCGGCTACGGCGACAAGGCACACCTGCTCGGTCCCGAGGTGGGGCTCGACACGCACGTCCAGGACGTCGTAGAGCTGATCCACGAGGAGGACCTGAGCGAGGTGGTGCTCGTGGGGCACAGCTACGCGGGGCTGGTCGTCTCGTCCGTGGCCAACGAGGTGCCGGAACGGATCGCGCATCTGGTGTACCTGGACGCGATGGTCCCGGAGCACGGCGAGACCGCCGTCGACGTGCAGCCCATCACCCAGAACCTGATCGACCTGGCCGCCGAGTCCGACAACGACTGGCGCATCCCGCCGCTGCCCGAGATGCCCGCGCCCCTCGGGCTGTTCGGGGTCACCGACCCGGCGGACATCGCATGGCTGCGTGCGACGCTCTCCGACCAGCCAGTGCGCTGCCTGCGGCAACCGGTCCGGCTGGACAACCCCGCCTTGGACTCGGTTCCGCGTACGCACATCCACTGTGTCGGCGCCGAGCCGGAAGGCATCGTGCGGCGGCCTGTCCCCGCGACACAGCCCAACGGCTCCCCGGCACGGATACGGGAACTGCCGACCGGACACGACTGCATGATCACCATGCCGTCGGACCTGAGCGAACTATTGCTTGAATCCACTCTTCGTTAG
- a CDS encoding winged helix-turn-helix transcriptional regulator, producing MNGTAGGESWAARTEDPCQAREVLGIVGDKWSLLIVRNLSQGPRRFTELKRSVDGISQRMLTVTLRGLERDGILTRTVRNVSPPHVSYELTPMGRTLREATAPLLEWSITHLTHIDAARTAYDARPDTPPA from the coding sequence ATGAACGGCACAGCGGGTGGCGAGTCGTGGGCGGCACGGACGGAAGACCCGTGCCAGGCCCGTGAAGTGCTCGGCATCGTCGGCGACAAGTGGTCGCTGCTGATCGTGCGCAACCTCAGTCAGGGGCCACGCCGCTTCACCGAACTCAAGCGGTCCGTCGACGGGATCAGCCAGCGCATGCTCACCGTCACCCTTCGCGGCCTGGAACGCGATGGGATCCTCACACGGACCGTCCGCAATGTGAGCCCACCGCACGTCAGTTACGAACTCACTCCGATGGGCAGGACCCTCCGCGAAGCCACCGCGCCCCTGTTGGAGTGGAGCATCACCCACCTGACGCACATCGACGCCGCCCGCACCGCGTACGACGCCCGCCCCGACACCCCGCCCGCCTGA
- a CDS encoding NIPSNAP family protein → MVTIHLKYEIDADKLEDFEEYGRRWVRLVNRFGGTHHGYFLPSEGDSDIAYALFSFPSLAAYEQYRTDSMSDPECQEAFELARETRCIKRYERRFLRPLDGLS, encoded by the coding sequence ATGGTCACCATTCACCTGAAGTACGAGATCGACGCTGACAAACTTGAGGATTTCGAGGAGTACGGCCGCCGCTGGGTCCGGCTCGTCAACCGGTTCGGCGGGACGCACCACGGCTACTTCCTGCCTAGCGAGGGCGACAGCGACATTGCCTACGCCTTGTTCTCCTTCCCCAGCCTGGCCGCGTACGAGCAGTACCGCACGGACAGCATGTCCGACCCGGAGTGCCAGGAAGCGTTCGAACTGGCTCGTGAGACCCGCTGCATCAAGCGCTACGAGCGCCGGTTCCTCAGGCCGCTCGACGGCCTGTCCTAG
- a CDS encoding DUF4232 domain-containing protein translates to MRSRLAARSTRLVLAAAAVTALAATSTACGPDEVEDVSSSSAPSADSDGSGSPSSGESPSASRSGSSGSSGSEGSGDKAAGSSDGEKSGYGQSCGTNDLEFTVTSESQAGGYYLVTAKAKSGITCYLDVNTPSVSFGSGADGVASPVGQGGADPIKLTGSAVAYTGISPKTTDSDGGKEFENVIIATTEDEADPAELKLPDPATVDKPIVTNWATSRAEAVPVIV, encoded by the coding sequence ATGCGTTCGCGCCTCGCCGCCCGTTCCACTCGTCTCGTCCTCGCCGCCGCCGCCGTGACGGCCCTCGCCGCCACCTCCACCGCTTGTGGCCCCGACGAGGTCGAGGACGTCAGCAGCTCCTCGGCTCCCTCTGCCGACAGCGACGGGAGCGGCAGCCCCTCCTCCGGCGAGAGCCCCTCCGCCAGCCGGTCCGGTTCCAGCGGCTCTTCCGGCTCCGAGGGCTCCGGAGACAAGGCCGCCGGCTCCAGCGACGGTGAGAAGAGCGGCTACGGACAGTCCTGCGGCACCAACGACCTGGAGTTCACGGTCACCTCGGAGTCCCAGGCCGGCGGCTACTACCTCGTCACGGCCAAGGCCAAGTCCGGTATCACCTGCTACCTGGACGTCAACACCCCCAGCGTGTCGTTCGGCTCGGGCGCCGACGGCGTCGCCTCCCCGGTCGGGCAGGGCGGCGCCGACCCCATCAAGCTCACCGGCTCCGCCGTCGCATACACCGGTATCAGCCCCAAGACCACCGACAGCGATGGCGGCAAGGAATTCGAGAACGTCATCATCGCCACCACCGAGGACGAGGCCGACCCCGCCGAACTCAAGCTCCCCGACCCCGCCACCGTCGACAAGCCCATCGTCACCAACTGGGCCACCAGCCGCGCCGAGGCCGTCCCCGTCATCGTCTGA
- a CDS encoding DUF6193 family natural product biosynthesis protein: protein MTSDEEARHAAEAVAAEWSAVLSYGLDSIDPVVPRTAYAHASLRQLHPMVSHGVLYLSRCTRWPWTWDVGTAYPLVEGGYRVRRESDRTLLGEVDTVEEAYELIAANLPDGCGPAVDGTPDDV from the coding sequence ATGACGAGCGATGAAGAAGCCCGGCACGCTGCTGAAGCCGTAGCTGCGGAGTGGTCTGCTGTGCTGTCCTACGGGCTCGACAGCATCGATCCGGTCGTACCCCGAACTGCTTACGCTCACGCGTCGTTGCGACAGCTCCACCCCATGGTCAGCCACGGCGTCCTGTACCTGAGCCGGTGCACCCGATGGCCGTGGACTTGGGACGTCGGTACGGCCTATCCCCTGGTCGAAGGTGGTTACCGAGTCCGCCGAGAGTCTGATCGCACCCTCCTCGGCGAGGTCGACACCGTCGAAGAGGCCTATGAGTTGATCGCCGCCAATCTTCCCGACGGCTGCGGCCCGGCGGTCGACGGCACCCCGGACGACGTGTGA
- a CDS encoding SDR family NAD(P)-dependent oxidoreductase, which translates to MTTPQHRIGTGFGARSTTDDVLNGIDLSGCTAIVTGGYSGLGLETTRALAGAGARVVVPARRRAAAREAVEGIEGVETDHLDLSDLESVRGFAERFLASGREIDIVINNAGIMACPETRVGPGWEAQFATNHLGHYALINHLWPAIARGGARVVAVSSGAHGITGVRWDDVHFERGYDRWQAYGQAKAANVLFAVQLDALGRDAGVRAFALHPGSILTPLQRHLAKAEMVDAGWIDEKGNPTDPTFKTPGQGAATQVWAATSPRLAGMGGVYCEDCDIAEPAGDGSEGGVHAHATDPEQAARLWTLSADLTGVDAFATAP; encoded by the coding sequence ATGACGACACCTCAGCACAGGATCGGTACGGGCTTTGGCGCCCGGAGCACCACGGACGACGTCCTGAACGGGATCGACCTGTCCGGCTGCACGGCGATCGTCACCGGTGGCTACTCCGGACTCGGACTGGAGACGACCCGCGCCCTTGCGGGTGCCGGAGCCCGCGTCGTGGTCCCCGCCCGGCGACGGGCGGCCGCCCGAGAGGCGGTCGAGGGTATCGAAGGTGTCGAGACCGACCACCTCGACCTGTCCGATCTCGAAAGCGTCCGCGGTTTCGCCGAGCGGTTCCTGGCCTCGGGCCGTGAGATCGACATCGTGATCAACAACGCCGGGATCATGGCCTGCCCCGAGACACGGGTCGGCCCGGGGTGGGAGGCGCAGTTCGCCACCAACCACCTCGGCCACTACGCGCTGATCAACCACCTCTGGCCGGCGATCGCCCGTGGCGGTGCGCGCGTGGTCGCCGTGTCCTCCGGCGCCCACGGCATCACCGGAGTGCGCTGGGACGACGTGCACTTCGAGCGCGGCTACGACAGATGGCAGGCGTACGGGCAGGCGAAGGCGGCGAACGTGCTGTTCGCCGTCCAGCTCGACGCGCTGGGCCGCGACGCAGGAGTAAGAGCGTTCGCACTGCATCCGGGCAGCATCCTCACCCCGCTGCAGCGCCACCTCGCGAAGGCGGAGATGGTCGACGCGGGCTGGATCGACGAGAAGGGCAACCCGACCGATCCCACCTTCAAGACGCCCGGCCAGGGTGCGGCGACGCAGGTGTGGGCGGCGACCTCGCCCCGGCTGGCGGGCATGGGCGGCGTGTACTGCGAGGACTGCGACATCGCCGAGCCGGCCGGCGACGGCTCGGAGGGCGGCGTGCACGCACACGCGACCGACCCCGAGCAGGCAGCACGTCTCTGGACGCTGTCGGCCGACCTCACGGGCGTCGACGCGTTCGCGACGGCACCCTGA
- a CDS encoding polysaccharide deacetylase family protein: MAKHKGRGWHGRLLAAGLGVTALAAATSVWTAQADPAGGRQPQAGISAPDGTQDGAGKKVAADIAHASDRGARGVNITIDDGPDPVWTPQVLQLLKDNGVKATFCMVGTQAQAYPDLVKQVVADGHRLCDHTISHDTAMDTKSEAYQSQQILDAERMIIKASGGVRPQYYRAPGGAFTPYSRQLAASRGMRPLGWNVDSRDFERPGADTMADTVKREISNGPTVLFHDAGGDRSQTVEALREVLPWLKQQGYSFGFPVR, from the coding sequence ATGGCGAAGCACAAGGGAAGGGGATGGCACGGACGGCTTCTCGCTGCTGGACTCGGGGTGACGGCGTTGGCCGCTGCCACCTCGGTGTGGACGGCACAGGCCGACCCAGCCGGAGGCCGGCAGCCGCAAGCCGGCATCTCGGCGCCGGACGGGACCCAGGACGGGGCCGGGAAGAAGGTGGCGGCGGATATCGCACACGCCTCGGACCGCGGCGCCCGTGGCGTCAACATCACCATCGACGACGGGCCGGACCCGGTCTGGACGCCACAGGTGCTGCAACTGCTCAAGGACAACGGTGTGAAGGCCACGTTCTGCATGGTCGGCACGCAGGCCCAGGCATACCCCGACCTGGTCAAGCAGGTCGTGGCGGACGGGCACCGGCTGTGCGACCACACGATCTCGCACGACACCGCCATGGACACGAAGTCCGAGGCGTACCAGTCCCAGCAGATCCTCGATGCCGAACGCATGATCATCAAGGCGTCCGGGGGTGTCCGGCCGCAGTACTACCGAGCCCCGGGCGGTGCTTTCACCCCGTACAGCCGGCAGCTCGCCGCGTCCCGGGGGATGCGGCCGCTGGGCTGGAACGTCGATTCCAGGGACTTCGAGCGCCCCGGCGCGGACACCATGGCCGACACGGTCAAGCGGGAGATCTCCAACGGGCCGACCGTCCTCTTCCACGATGCGGGAGGGGATCGCTCGCAGACCGTGGAGGCACTGCGCGAGGTGTTGCCGTGGCTGAAGCAGCAGGGCTACTCCTTCGGCTTCCCCGTGCGGTGA